One window of Bacillota bacterium genomic DNA carries:
- the argB gene encoding acetylglutamate kinase, protein MPGTGPKEGVPVESHPPGEKRGSRPGGGPPGDAKLIEKAGVLIEALPYIRTFFGKTFVIKYGGSAMTDPELKKSVILDVILLKYVGVNPVLVHGGGPEISRWMQRVGKEPRFVNGLRVTDEETMEIVQMVLAGKINKDLVALINRYGGKAVGLSGHDGHLVTARRHGGDLGFVGEVGAVNAQLLHLLNKEGYIPVIASIGAGFDGESYNINADLVAGELAAALKADKLIMLTDVEGIFADENDPGSLISTLPVDRARRMIAEGRIRGGMIPKVEACIKALENGVPRTHIVDGRRMHSLLLEIFTDKGIGTMVVA, encoded by the coding sequence ATGCCCGGTACCGGACCTAAGGAGGGCGTTCCGGTGGAGAGCCATCCGCCAGGCGAAAAGCGGGGCAGCCGGCCGGGAGGCGGGCCGCCCGGCGACGCCAAGCTCATCGAGAAAGCCGGCGTCTTGATCGAAGCGCTGCCGTACATCCGCACGTTTTTCGGCAAGACGTTCGTCATCAAATACGGCGGCAGCGCGATGACGGACCCGGAGCTGAAAAAGTCGGTCATTCTCGACGTCATCTTGCTCAAATACGTCGGCGTCAACCCGGTGCTGGTGCACGGGGGCGGGCCGGAGATTTCCCGATGGATGCAGCGGGTGGGCAAAGAGCCCCGGTTCGTCAACGGGCTGCGCGTCACCGACGAAGAGACTATGGAAATCGTGCAGATGGTGCTGGCCGGCAAGATCAACAAGGACCTCGTCGCGCTCATCAACCGCTACGGCGGCAAGGCGGTGGGCCTCTCCGGCCACGACGGGCATTTGGTCACGGCGCGCCGGCACGGCGGCGACCTCGGGTTCGTCGGGGAAGTCGGAGCCGTCAACGCCCAGCTGCTGCACTTGCTCAACAAAGAAGGCTACATTCCCGTCATCGCGTCCATCGGCGCGGGGTTTGACGGCGAGAGTTACAACATCAACGCCGACCTGGTGGCGGGCGAGCTGGCCGCGGCGCTGAAGGCCGACAAGCTCATTATGCTGACCGACGTGGAGGGCATTTTCGCCGATGAAAACGACCCGGGCTCGCTCATTTCGACGCTGCCGGTCGACCGGGCGCGGCGCATGATCGCGGAAGGCCGCATCCGGGGCGGCATGATTCCCAAGGTGGAGGCGTGCATCAAGGCGCTGGAGAACGGCGTGCCCCGCACGCACATCGTGGACGGCCGCCGCATGCACTCGCTGTTGCTGGAGATTTTCACCGACAAGGGCATCGGGACGATGGTGGTGGCGTGA
- a CDS encoding ornithine acetyltransferase — MLTPVAGGVTAPRGFQAAGVHAGIKRKRRDVALIVSAVPAAAAATYTTNIVKAAPLLVTREHIAQGPIRAIVCNSGNANAVTGEQGLKDARRMAAVAAEAIGARPEQVAVASTGVIGVPLPMDKIEAGIRRAAAALGVGDGDASDDGGSDSGSLAAARAIMTTDTVPKQIAVEFSLRGKTVRIGAIAKGSGMIHPNMATMLAFVTTDAAVSPAALQAVVSRSVDRTYNRITVDGDTSTNDMVVVLANGLAGNEPLGAGDPELDVFAQALDYVNTYLAKAIARDGEGATKLIEVRVEGAASEADALQVARAIAGSNLVKTAVYGNDPNWGRILAAAGRSGVDFDPSRVDIWVGDVLVARHGAGVPFDEARAAAALQGPEVVLTVALQAGTASAVVWTCDLTEDYVRINARYRT, encoded by the coding sequence ATGCTGACGCCGGTGGCGGGCGGGGTGACCGCGCCGCGAGGGTTTCAGGCGGCGGGCGTGCACGCGGGGATTAAGCGCAAGCGGCGGGACGTGGCCCTGATCGTGTCGGCGGTGCCGGCGGCCGCGGCGGCGACGTATACCACAAACATCGTGAAGGCGGCGCCGTTGCTGGTCACCCGGGAGCACATCGCGCAAGGTCCGATCCGGGCCATCGTGTGCAACAGCGGCAACGCGAACGCGGTGACGGGAGAGCAGGGGCTGAAGGACGCGCGGCGCATGGCGGCCGTGGCCGCGGAAGCTATTGGCGCCCGCCCGGAGCAGGTGGCGGTGGCGTCGACCGGCGTCATCGGCGTCCCGCTGCCGATGGACAAGATCGAGGCGGGCATCCGGCGGGCCGCGGCGGCGCTGGGCGTCGGCGACGGCGACGCGAGCGACGACGGCGGCTCGGACAGCGGCAGCCTGGCCGCGGCGCGCGCCATCATGACGACCGACACCGTGCCCAAGCAGATCGCTGTGGAGTTTTCCCTCAGGGGCAAAACGGTGCGCATCGGCGCCATCGCCAAAGGCTCGGGCATGATCCACCCCAACATGGCCACCATGCTGGCCTTCGTCACCACCGACGCGGCCGTCTCTCCTGCAGCGCTCCAGGCCGTCGTCAGCCGCTCCGTCGACCGGACGTACAACCGCATCACGGTCGACGGCGACACCAGCACCAACGACATGGTGGTCGTGCTGGCCAACGGGCTGGCCGGCAACGAGCCTCTGGGCGCGGGCGACCCGGAGCTGGACGTGTTCGCGCAGGCGCTGGACTACGTCAACACGTACCTGGCCAAGGCCATCGCACGGGACGGCGAAGGGGCCACGAAGCTCATCGAAGTGCGGGTGGAAGGCGCCGCCAGCGAAGCCGACGCGCTGCAAGTGGCTCGCGCCATCGCCGGCTCCAACCTGGTGAAGACGGCCGTGTACGGCAACGACCCCAACTGGGGCCGCATCTTGGCCGCCGCCGGCCGCTCCGGCGTCGACTTCGATCCGTCGCGGGTGGACATCTGGGTCGGCGACGTGTTGGTGGCACGCCACGGGGCGGGCGTGCCGTTCGACGAGGCGCGGGCTGCGGCGGCGCTGCAGGGGCCGGAGGTGGTCCTGACGGTGGCGCTGCAGGCGGGGACGGCCTCGGCCGTGGTGTGGACGTGCGACCTGACGGAGGACTACGTGAGGATCAATGCCCGGTACCGGACCTAA
- the argC gene encoding N-acetyl-gamma-glutamyl-phosphate reductase — translation MRVGVVGGSGYAGGELLRIFYQHPHVTVVYVASRSQAGTAVSESHPGLAGCFDLTYEPVDVEAMARRCDVAFLAVPHGASMELAAELLARGVRVVDLGADFRLADAAAYRTWYKTEHTQPALLSEAVYGLPELNRERIAAARLVANPGCFPTAVLLGVLPLVDAGCVDTSAVFVSAVTGVSGAGATPAPPYHFPERTENVQAYGVPGHRHTAEMEQGIAAVLARRGGGSVSVSFVPHLAPMSRGILATVNMALTERLGTDDVLALMRDFYRGEPFVRVLGADRMPQTKAVAGSNFCDVTARVDPRTGRVLVFSAIDNLVKGAAGQAVQNMNLMFGLDETAGLKMPGLYP, via the coding sequence ATCCGAGTGGGCGTCGTGGGCGGCAGCGGCTATGCCGGCGGCGAGTTGCTGCGCATATTTTATCAGCATCCCCACGTAACCGTCGTTTACGTCGCTTCCCGCTCGCAGGCGGGCACCGCCGTTAGCGAGTCGCATCCGGGACTGGCCGGCTGCTTCGACTTGACCTATGAGCCCGTGGACGTGGAGGCCATGGCGCGGCGCTGCGACGTGGCGTTCCTGGCCGTGCCCCACGGGGCGTCCATGGAGCTGGCGGCAGAACTCTTGGCGCGCGGCGTGCGGGTCGTCGACTTGGGCGCCGACTTCCGGTTGGCCGACGCAGCGGCGTACCGGACGTGGTACAAGACCGAGCATACGCAGCCTGCGCTGTTGTCCGAGGCCGTGTACGGGCTGCCGGAGCTGAACCGCGAGCGCATCGCGGCGGCGCGGCTAGTGGCCAATCCCGGCTGTTTTCCGACCGCCGTCCTCCTGGGCGTTCTGCCCTTGGTGGACGCCGGCTGCGTGGATACGTCGGCGGTCTTCGTTTCCGCGGTGACGGGCGTGTCGGGCGCCGGGGCGACGCCGGCGCCGCCGTACCATTTCCCCGAGCGCACGGAAAACGTGCAGGCCTACGGCGTTCCGGGCCACCGCCATACGGCCGAGATGGAGCAGGGCATCGCGGCGGTGCTGGCGCGGCGGGGCGGGGGATCGGTGAGCGTCAGCTTCGTGCCGCACCTGGCGCCCATGAGCCGGGGCATCCTGGCCACCGTCAACATGGCGCTGACAGAGCGGCTCGGTACCGACGACGTGCTGGCGCTCATGCGCGATTTCTACCGCGGCGAGCCCTTCGTGCGAGTGCTGGGGGCGGACCGCATGCCCCAGACGAAGGCGGTGGCGGGCTCCAACTTCTGCGACGTCACGGCCCGGGTCGATCCGCGGACCGGGCGAGTCCTCGTCTTCTCGGCCATCGACAACTTGGTCAAAGGCGCCGCCGGCCAGGCGGTGCAAAACATGAACCTCATGTTCGGCCTCGATGAAACGGCCGGCCTCAAGATGCCCGGCCTTTATCCGTAA